In Acanthopagrus latus isolate v.2019 chromosome 6, fAcaLat1.1, whole genome shotgun sequence, the genomic window TAATATAATTCCAAttgtctttaattttctttgttaACAATTTACTTTTAAGTAAAATTAAcctatttgtgtgttttcacttatGTTTTAGGTTCATGCCATTCCACTTAGATCTTCCTGGGTCATGACTTGCGCATATGCACCTTCAGGAAATTATGTGGCCTGTGGTGGCTTAGACAACATCTGCTCTATTTACAACCTGAAAACCCGTGAGGGGAATGTACGCGTGAGCCGTGAGCTCGCTGGACATACAGGTATATAGTCTTTTATTATCCTAAGCATTACAGTGAAAGGCTTACCAAAGATTGGTTTAAGTTATCACTTAAATGTAGACTGAAAAGCATTGCAAAACTAAAATCAAACTCCATGTGGCACCTCCTCTAAAATTACAGACAACTACAAGTAATACAGTTCAACTGCTACTGAAGATTCTGTCAATGCTGTACAGTGTGTCACATGGAAAACATTTAGGCTAATTAGGAGGTTATCTGTCAGACACACTTAATAAATGTATCAATAATTTTCCTCTTGTTGAGAAATTCGACATGTTTTCCAACAAGAGGAATTGTTGTCTTGTATGACTCTGAGTATGCCAGTTTATGCAAACTGGAGCTTAATATACACAACTAgtgttatttttaactttactAGTAATACTTGGTCGTCCTATCATTAACTCCTCTTTTGATTCTCTGATTATCAGGATACCTCTCCTGTTGTCGCTTTCTTGATGACAACCAGATTGTTACAAGCTCTGGTGATACCACTTGGTAAGTCAAGAAGTTTATAGTGTTGTCGAGTCAAAAGCAAAGACGTTGGACAAATTGCAACAGTGTCTTAATCAGGCTTTTTTATTATATAGTGCACTTTGGGACATCGAGACTGGCCAGCAGACAACCACATTTGCTGGACACACAGGAGATGTCATGAGCCTGTCATTGGCCCCTGATGCACGGTTATTTGTCTCTGGTGCTTGCGATGCCTCCGCTAAACTCTGGGACGTTCGAGAGGGCATGTGCAGACAGACATTCACCGGCCACGAGTCTGACATCAATGCCATCTGTGTAAGTAAAAACtgtacttttgctttttttttctcccctttcaGTTGAAATTACacaactggatgttttttttgtttagtttactCCTCTATTGTGCATTAATGATTTCTCTTTTGTGAATTGTAGTTCTTCCCTAATGGCAACGCCTTTGCCACGGGCTCCGATGACGCCACCTGCAGGCTGTTCGATCTGCGTGCCGATCAGGAATTAATGATCTACTCTCACGACAATATCATATGCGGCATCACCTCTGTTGCATTCTCAAAGAGTGGCCGTCTTCTTCTGGCGGGATATGATGACTTCAACTGTAACGTGTGGGACACACTAAAAGCTGACCGTGCTGGTGAGTAGCTGAAGCCTGGTCTCATCAGCTTAATTTCCTACataaaaagtgataaaatatatttgctgtttcatgttttggtcCTGTTGACTTGATCACAATGGTACTTTTCTAGGTGTGCTGGCTGGACATGACAACCGTGTTAGCTGCCTGGGAGTTACTGATGATGGCATGGCAGTTGCAACGGGATCCTGGGACAGTTTTCTGAAGATCTGGAATTGAAGCCTGaaggttgttttattttattgtttcacattttcttacatttgtaCCTAAGGCTATTCCTTGTAAAGTCCTAAACCTGTAGTTGCATATGTTTGTTGAAGCCAAATTCTTTGCCTGGCTGGCATTGAAGTTGATGTGTGAGTTCAATAAATTGTCTCTGTTTCTTACTTTCCTTCTGGGCTGCATATTGAGACACCTGTTGGCTTGAATGTATCATGATTTACATGATTGACAAAACATTATTGtccctgtggaaaaaaaaatgttaacatttgtttgagttttatattttttcataaaataCACTTACAAATGAGTTGTCTTAGTCTTGGCAGGCTTCGCAGAAAAGGCCCAAAAACTTTAAAGTTAGCTCTGTAGCTGGTTTTAGATGTACCTATAATAAACACATGCTGCCTTCTATGTTGTTAATTTAGTGTGTGCTTTAGCTTTTTGTTAGATCTTTGCCCATTCGATCTTAGACTAACACCTGACAGACCGTTAAATTAACTAAACAAGTAGATGAGGCTAAATTAGTTAAATTCTaaatttaatttctttgtttcccaGATGTTCTTTTAACTCCAAAGTTGACTGGAAGACCATTACAACTTCAGAATGTTCACAGCATCTTCTTCAACACTGTTCAAACTGACTGGGACACCACAAAAACGAAGGGAAACCAATGCCTTTCCTACACAAAGAAGAGCACAATTGTTTATCACCTAGTTAAGAAAGGATCTCCTGTGGTATCAAATCAGAAACTTGTGCATTCCTTCTTGGACCATTTTATGTTACcttgaaagagaaaacaacactaTCATCCCATGCAAATGTGTGCGTCTTGAAAGCAAATGTTGGAGTGTAATTGTACaaattatttaactttttttttttttttttaagaattctATTCTGATGTTTTGTTATTCTTGATGGCTTTccttttttgtcatatttctttAGTGGTTTTAGATACGTTTGAATTACAGCTTGTCTTTCTAATCCAGTTAAATCATATAAGACAGATgagtgaaaacatgcagcaagTAATGCAAGTAAAAGCTTGGATCATATTACACGAGCAGCTTTCAAAATGTCCATGATGTATTTATATActagctgtttttgtttcatcacaGCCTTTTGCACATGAAGAAGCTTTGCCTCTCAACTAATACTATGTTAACTAACCAAGCACATGCTATAAGTTATGAATGCTCATTCCAATACAAAAGGAGCTTTTACGAGTAACTTATACAGTTAACCCCCTTAATTCTTGTACATGCCTTTGACTTTGGGTGGGACGGGGTGGGGTAGCAAGGTAGGTGCTGAGATAATTGGGGCATGGCTGAATTTTATTATATGGATGGGGGATTGTGCTTAGTATCCACTTTGAGTGAAACACCTCACCTGACTAAATAGACACTTCCTTTGCTTGGGACTGCAGTTGCAACTCTGTGaatgaaatgtacaaatcaaTGTCTGAAAATAATGGTCTGATGTTTTAAGTTAAGACATTTAATTTTGTCTGCCATGAGTTAATTTAGATGTGCATGCTGTAGACTTGCTTTCAATGGTGCAAAAtcctagattttttttttttctttcggtttttgtttttgtttctgaaaaggAGAGTAACCTATTGATTGAACTTAATAGAAGCCAGTTTTTTGGCTCCAACTCTGCATACATCACGTACTAATACTGGTAATGCTATGCACCAGAGTGAGCAAGAATGGAGAAAGACTTAATATTGATTGCGTACTTAGTGTAAATTATGCTTACCAGTTCTATTGATGCCAATTTTTGTAAGAATTATAACAATCATTGTGAGAATTCTATCCTTGACAagtcctttttctctccttcaaaTCTTCACACTTAACGGAACAAAAACGTCCTCACATACTGCCCATACTaaaacttttgtacatttttttttctcggtcTTAAATTGAAAATCAGAGCATCTGAATGACAACATTTCACTGTATACAGAAGCACTTTCGTTAaagttgtgacatattttcacttttcttttttctgcgATGATGTACAATAAATGTGATGTATTCGTGTGTGACCACAAGTGAAAATGCAATTCAACTGAGATGgattcccttttctctttccattaATATTATAGAGCTCTGCACCCTTATGTaccttttcactttttgtatttcttttcagtCTGTTGGTGTTACACGGTGAGCTGGATGCAAGATAGATACTGTACTAAATTGTACTGTTATtgattgaaaaatgtaataaaaagcTGTTTGAGATCTCTTTGTTGAGTTTGAAACAAAACCCTACATGATATATTTTATAGCTTGGTGTGAAATTTTGCCTTACATTTCTACTTTGAGATTACAAACTCAGGAACTGTTACATGGGGCAAGGATTGAAGTGAGGCAAGGATGCAGTTTACTTATTGAGATTCTAAGGGGGTCTAATGGATGTGGGtgggcttcctttgtttttttttaagacaaaaaaaacatatagtcAGCTCCTATCAACAGATCAACCACAACTAGAATACAGTATATGACATATAATCAAAACTATTTTTGTGGTCTGATTATTTAATCGTAACCGCACCGCCCATTAAGTGTAATTTGTATATGCCTGAGTGAAATGTGCAAGTAGATTTAAATAGAAACAATACTGGATGAGTTTGGAGCATGTTTACAGTTGGGTTTTTACATAATCAAATGCATTTATAACATCCTCTTCAACGACGCCTAGTACTTGCCACAGCAATTTGCTTTACAATGACAACAAATGCGTGCCTGCTCTGCACATGACTGAAATCACATCGCAATAACTGTGAAAGTGAATTTCAGTGTACCTCAGACGAGCTACGTTAACTCGAGAGGCTAATGCAATGTTTACATTTGCGCTAGAGACTGACACATGCGGCGGTTATAACGATAATAATACAGATGATAACGTTTAAGTTGAGGGTCCTGCTGATCAAAAAATGTCGTTACAACGTTTTAACTTCGTTGAGTCCAGGCTTAAGTTAATACGTGTTTATTTCGTAATGTGCGAAGCCGACGCGACCCGCCATCTTCCCGTCTTTACCAGCTAACGCAACGGAAGCTGCTTTAGTGGATGTTCCTGGACTACCACACTTCCTAACTggacggggggggggagtaaaattgaaaattgactATGCAAATAATTGTTGTTAAAACACTCTATACCAAAGACAAACATGTACTATATAAGTAGCAACGGTTTCACAAATGTATGCTAATGAATGATCATGTTATTGCCGGTTTCAACTTCACAATCTGCACAAAATAACCTCCGTAAAATGAAACCGTCCATTCTAATGACGTAGTTCCTGTTTCGCTTAGATAATGCCATTTTGGTAGGCCTTGCACATTGGTCTCGCCTTTCACCTCGTGGAAAGAAATATATTGTTGTAtttaatattttgcatttgGGACGAGACGCGAGTTTTGTTGAAGTTGGACAACTGACTCTGCCTACACACGCCATTTTGAGGGAATTGTTTTGTCAGATAACTTAGAGAGAGACCGTACGCAGTTTTCATTGAGCGGCACAGTAGAACGGTCGTCGTCCAGTGTTGACGACACAGCTCCCCGTCCCAGCGAACAAAGGAACAGTAAGGTCGATGCACGCTCGTTAGCACACGCGTAGCGAAATATTAACCACATAGATTAAGGTTAAACCAATCCGAAcgagtatttttttgttgttgaagtgTTTTGATTCGAAGCGTCTTCATCTCAAGTATAAAATAACTAATTAGCCTGACTCATTCAGTCCCGTTAGCAAAATCGGCTAAGGTTAGCCGCAATTGTGGACAACTAgcgagctaacgttagcattgtTTTGAATCGAGGCagacgtttttgtttttgtggaatATGGCGGAAGTCTACATTAGAGTGGCGGAGGAGGAAAACGAGGAACCCATGGAAATCCCGTCTGAGGACGACGGCACGGTTCTGCTCTCAACCGTGGCAGCTCAGTTTCCCGGGGCTTGTGGCCTGCGGTTCAGGAGCCCCGTGTCACAGTGCATGCGGGGAGTGCGTCTTGTGGAAGGTATCCTGCACGCGCCAGAAAACGGATGGGGGAATGTCGTTTATGTGGTGAACTATCCTAAAGGTGAGTAACAGCACAGCGTTTAATCTTATATAACGCTTCATCCGAACAGGTGGCCATATGTGACGTTATTTATAATTCATGTGTTCGcttcagcagcacactgaaaaTAGATGAGCATGACGAGACGCGTTGTTTGTCCACGCCCACTGAAGTGCGCTGTGAGGCGctacatgcatgcacaaaaTGTACCAAAACAAGATTATAAAGCATTAATCAAGTAATATTCAGACATCTCTCCAACTgcagtaaatattttttttttttaggaagaGATGAGATTTGATTGCGGAGGTCGTATTTTTTGGTGTTAAGATGTTTTGGATTATACACAAGTGATTTTATAATGTTAAACTCAATTCTGTTTCATGT contains:
- the gnb1b gene encoding guanine nucleotide binding protein (G protein), beta polypeptide 1b: MSELDQLRQEAEQLKNQIRDARKACADATLSQITANIDPVGRIQMRTRRTLRGHLAKIYAMHWGTDSRLLVSASQDGKLIIWDSYTTNKVHAIPLRSSWVMTCAYAPSGNYVACGGLDNICSIYNLKTREGNVRVSRELAGHTGYLSCCRFLDDNQIVTSSGDTTCALWDIETGQQTTTFAGHTGDVMSLSLAPDARLFVSGACDASAKLWDVREGMCRQTFTGHESDINAICFFPNGNAFATGSDDATCRLFDLRADQELMIYSHDNIICGITSVAFSKSGRLLLAGYDDFNCNVWDTLKADRAGVLAGHDNRVSCLGVTDDGMAVATGSWDSFLKIWN